A section of the Drosophila sechellia strain sech25 chromosome 3L, ASM438219v1, whole genome shotgun sequence genome encodes:
- the LOC6610492 gene encoding uncharacterized protein LOC6610492 isoform X6: MEKPMHHAPAPVGKVSQIANIFQRKPIEIQPVEQLSAVAAAHAAAAAAAAAAAAAAHHAHVQGAPAVRTESHSARFNNARALFEKLGVESNSNVSSRLLRSGSREDNLCDGSDRSSSRSSDRSQSPPKRRTPFPSGVSLVHNNNNAAIVAQNGVPPEQRLSNSKFIVEPAAQVVPTSVVKYPQHNISRLKSEEPSPVPPPASGSVSALFASSGGDKPEKPERKFNSRELIEKQKKWTSHFTKTKTTRTHSDLNRCDIIRTVPGTGLIMDSEKVAKPAMEPPQPPPNASPNPPMRSHAPPEIKPRSGKIGSPVKSPPLPPIPAVKPKNVSPVKFNPDRVRQSPTKAADNSPPPPPAKSAAVLQRSLMQEQQELLRNSCDQGVAPIPPEKPRKKSVDLIEDSLPLTNCSTPSSCASPTSSYLMQPAKRGSLDGGSGNGQYPGNGLSGSTNSATSGSPVASASSGPSSPVHTEDEKQENESTEKSEMEYYHGGNYNSVPRRRRSENEGRKSVDDSSPSANNSQQQQQHSIPGSATGSPQRVANKRSSITVNMPAAGLGQRPPSIISTTSQEEGGFNESMPELKAKLQPAYDQTEEQPHSLNYVDVGYRLNPDGSESREVYGSEAELYDTAKETDMQRKFHGANGFGQESSTVYAIIKTDVQESQPVAPSRGVLIQSPNSSSVEGSPLHRGSYSSPPVGVVSPIRRRNSSNQDQSMGGGGSAKSTPQCSPARSALVKGIAPIASIDAHEEEELDLVEEDEHLAVEYVEVLELQQDEEEEEAPVLPERRAPAQGSLELQDLEYADTSAGEDEEDIINHLKDGDVLDVELIDDVVDEVIKVHVNHSVATAPPIQAATPAAAIPREDSLPDDMTAAEAERLLSSSILENKIRQQSLLSDEQAKEVEQILNAAPSVGVAVATVVATATSPTSIKNLIEDLPGQSAGATSSAIGEQDIQIAAVPAIVEEDEDEEEEFPENDEEDHARADFDANCGDSDGDSDDVEAVDIVGYGHASTALNATFVKADSTETETTTPSTATTATTRHDDDEPEWLRDVLEAPKRSLENLLITSATSSRGPGQREELENGYDLKEKHSDLNQTYVTGGESLHESIVSVESTQSDATLNQTTTIDDSIISSKHNSTYSLADAEQATSSTVLSTGVTELDDSQYYIPEYPPVRSKEVLVEAGVHYFEDGNFWMEVPGLLDFDDDDCSYPPITVRKNPKVRFSSGPIHVYSTFSVNDYDRRNEDVDPVAASAEYELEKRVEKMHVFPVELMKGPEGLGLSIIGMGVGADAGLEKLGIFVKTITDNGAAARDGRIQVNDQIIEVDGKSLVGVTQAYAASVLRNTSGLVKFQIGRERDPENSEVAQLIRLSLQADREKEERLKRYFSQQEEYLRRTLDYSEDSTQPVSANSSVCEGPSSPVQVEHPMEVEATHSQEVESLKRLLQEHKALVKLETTGNENELLSERLRQSERELGNIRKEAANLQNMLQQSQGQYMALDKKYNKAKRLVREYQQRELDMCHREEFYQQLLQEKDTEYNALVKKLKDRVINLEHELQETQRKAGFPVGLPYDSATLKLTPQMMRKTPPKPLFHKLETELSDTEISDLSPDGDGVKTATVERKVPVKDELDAAVPQHELLDNSVNKTKIDLASRGGLANRQLPSANGNSSTSNGAAVDLGQLSNGNLLKRSRSNSRSSDCTLDDTDEEEEREGSALNLAGAPVAHETISLSNGNSHLLANVNNLLQHHPPAMATVVATPSNGHLGTTTPILLNSTSSASSSSSNQSTAREAQINQLYAQVHKDPSKQQHQQQQQQQAQAVTTSIPSIFKNALGSPADNGLNDFHRGSMTTFGTGPATSSNRDLNSSYDSILGSNDKLADNDPAESWMYPSRRRVAPNGSKVPLPGSSFTDQLNQALSDRERRLGDGSSRHSSDDYTEINKSQSAAAINCKTLINEIRQAVNEAQPKVKQVVPQSLSPPGTVPWQQQHHQQIQQQPSAHTTGPPSPTSMSSGCSSPGYSPSRTLDLSGSSSSFSDRKAMAAGYTYKGGPVHEWTKDQVGHWLMGIELERYIPVFKENNVEGGALLTLDSKDFKTLGVCGDDKHRLKKRLKDLKANIEKERKDMERERREREKAIRKAEKKAAKKK; this comes from the exons ATGGAGAAACCGATGCACCATGCACCCGCTCCCGTGGGTAAGGTGAGCCAGATAGCCAACATCTTCCAGCGCAAGCCCATCGAGATCCAGCCGGTGGAGCAGCTAAGCGCTGTGGCTGCCGCCcacgccgctgccgccgccgctgccgccgccgccgctgctgctgcccacCACGCCCACGTCCAAGGAGCTCCGGCGGTGCGAACGGAATCCCACTCCGCCAGGTTCAATAACGCCCGGGCTCTGTTCGAGAAATTGGGCGTGGAGTCCAACTCGAATGTGAGTTCTCGACTGTTGAGAAGTGGTTCGCGGGAGGACAACTTATGTGACGGCTCGGATCGCTCGTCATCACGCTCCTCCGATCGCTCGCAGTCGCCGCCCAAGCGGAGGACTCCGTTTCCCTCCGGGGTATCACTCgttcacaacaacaacaatgcagCCATTGTGGCCCAGAATGGAGTGCCACCAGAGCAACGCTTGAGCAACAGCAAATTTATTGTGGAACCAGCGGCGCAAGTGGTCCCCACCTCGGTGGTCAAGTACCCGCAGCACAATATATCCCGATTGAAGTCGGAGGAGCCATCGCCTGTTCCACCACCGGCCAGCGGGTCAGTAAGTGCTCTGTTCGCCAGTTCCGGCGGTGACAAGCCGGAGAAACCGGAGCGAAAGTTCAATTCACGGGAGCTGATCGAGAAGCAGAAGAAGTGGACCTCCCATTTTACCAAGACCAAAACAACTCGGACGCACAGCGATCTAAACCGCTGCGATATCATACGTACAGTACCCGGAACCGGGCTGATCATGGATAGCGAAAAGGTGGCCAAACCGGCAATGGAACCGCCACAACCTCCACCAAATGCCAGTCCCAATCCGCCAATGCGATCGCACGCTCCGCCAGAAATCAAGCCAAGGAGCGGGAAGATTGGCAGTCCGGTCAAGTCGCCACCATTGCCGCCCATTCCGGCGGTCAAGCCAAAGAACGTGAGTCCGGTGAAGTTCAATCCGGACAGGGTGCGTCAGTCGCCGACTAAAGCTGCGGATAATTCTCCGCCTCCACCTCCGGCCAAATCGGCAGCTGTGCTTCAGCGATCCCTgatgcaggagcagcaggagctgctGAGGAACTCATGCGATCAGGGAGTAGCTCCCATTCCGCCGGAGAAGCCGCGTAAAAAGTCCGTAGATCTCATCGAGGATTCTCTGCCCTTGACCAATTGCTCCACGCCCTCATCCTGCGCCTCGCCCACCAGCTCGTACTTAATGCAGCCGGCCAAGAGGGGATCGCTGGACGGTGGATCCGGAAACGGACAGTATCCCGGCAATGGACTCAGTGGCAGCACCAATTCGGCCACCTCTGGCTCACCGGTGGCCAGTGCCTCCTCGGGACCTTCGTCCCCAGTTCACACTGAAGATGAAAAGCAGGAGAACGAGTCTACGGAGAAGTCGGAGATGGAGTACTACCACGGAGGCAACTACAACAGTGTTCCCAGGCGACGACGCAGCGAAAATGAAG GTCGCAAATCTGTGGACGATTCTTCGCCATCGGCCAACAACtcccaacagcagcagcaacattccATTCCGGGCTCCGCCACCGGATCTCCACAGCGAGTGGCCAACAAGCGCAGCAGCATCACGGTGAACATGCCAGCCGCCGGTCTTGGCCAGCGTCCCCCGAGCATTATATCGACGACCAGCCAGGAGGAGGGTGGCTTCAATGAGTCCATGCCCGAGCTGAAGGCCAAGCTGCAGCCCGCCTACGACCAGACGGAGGAGCAGCCGCACAGCCTGAACTACGTGGACGTGGGCTATCGCCTGAATCCTGACGGAAGCGAAAGTCGCGAGGTTTACGGATCGGAGGCTGAACTATACGACACGGCCAAGGAGACCGATATGCAGCGCAAGTTCCACGGAGCCAATGGTTTCGGCCAGGAATCGAGCACGGTCTACGCCATTATCAAGACGGATGTGCAGGAGTCCCAGCCAGTGGCTCCCTCAAGAGGCGTTCTCATCCAGTCGCCCAATTCTTCCAGCGTGGAGGGATCTCCCCTGCATCGCGGGTCGTATAGTTCCCCACCCGTGGGAGTGGTTTCACCTATAAGGcggcgcaacagcagcaatcaGGATCAGAGTATGGGTGGTGGAGGCAGTGCCAAGTCCACGCCCCAATGTTCTCCCGCCCGTTCGGCCTTGGTGAAGGGCATTGCCCCCATTGCTTCCATCGATGCGCACGAAGAGGAGGAACTAGATCTCGTAGAGGAGGACGAGCACCTCGCCGTTGAGTATGTGGAGGTGCTGGAACTCCAGCAGGACGAAGAGGAGGAAGAGGCTCCGGTCCTTCCCGAGCGACGAGCTCCGGCTCAAGGCTCCCTGGAGCTTCAAGACTTAGAGTATGCCGATACCAGCGCTggcgaggatgaggaggacATCATAAACCATCTAAAGGACGGCGATGTATTGGATGTGGAACTAATCGACGATGTCGTGGATGAAGTGATCAAGGTTCATGTGAATCACAGTGTGGCCACTGCTCCTCCGATTCAAGCTGCTACTCCAGCTGCGGCGATTCCACGGGAGGATAGCCTGCCGGATGACATGACCGCCGCCGAGGCCGAAAGATTGTTGAGCTCTAG CATTTTGGAAAACAAAATCAG ACAACAGTCGCTGCTGTCGGACGAACAGGCCAAGGAAGTCGAGCAAATACTCAACGCCGCCCCcagcgtgggcgtggcagttgcTACCGTTGTTGCCACAGCAACATCGCCGACCAGCATCAAGAATCTCATTGAGGATTTGCCCGGGCAATCGGCAGGCGCCACCAGCTCTGCCATCGGGGAGCAGGACATTCAAATCGCAGCTGTCCCAGCGATTgtcgaggaggacgaggacgaaGAGGAGGAGTTCCCGGAGAACGACGAGGAGGACCACGCCAGGGCCGATTTTGATGCTAACTGCGGTGACTCTGACGGCGATTCCGATGACGTTGAAGCCGTGGACATTGTGGGCTATGGCCATGCATCCACAGCTCTGAATGCCACCTTCGTCAAGGCCGACAGCACAGAGACAGAGACCACCACTCCTTCGACGGCCACCACAGCCACCACTCGCCACGACGACGACGAGCCCGAGTGGCTAAGGGATGTCCTAGAG GCACCCAAGCGCAGCCTAGAGAACTTGCTAATCACCTCCGCCACTTCGTCCAGAGGACCTGGTCAGCGTGAAGAGCTTGAAAACGGCTACGATCTAAAAGAGAAACATTCCGATCTCAATCAAACTTATGTGACTGGTGGGGAATCATTGCACGAGTCGATAGTTTCCGTGGAGTCCACGCAATCGGATGCCACACTCAATCAGACTACGACCATCGACGACAGTATCATCTCCAGCAAGCACAATTCCACCTACTCCCTGGCAGATGCCGAACAGGCCACCAGCTCTACGGTTTTGAGCACTGGGGTTACCGAACTCGACGACAGTCAGTACTACATCCCAGAATATCCGCCAGTGAGGAGCAAGGAGGTTCTTGTAGAGGCCGGAGTCCACTACTTCGAAGATGGCAACTTCTGGATGGAAGTGCCTG GTCTCTTAGACTTTGACGACGACGACTGTTCTTATCCGCCCATCACTGTACGCAAGAATCCCAAGGTTCGCTTTAGTTCCGGACCCATCCACGTGTACTCGACTTTCTCCGTAAACGACTACGATCGCCGGAATGAAGATGTTGATCCGGTGGCCGCTTCGGCGGAATACGAGCTCGAAAAGCGTGTGGAGAAGATGCACGTCTTCCCCGTGGAATTGATGAAGGGTCCTGAGGGTCTGGGTCTCAGTATAATTGGCATGGGCGTTGGCGCCGATGCAGGCTTAGAGAAACTAGGAATCTTTGTGAAAACCATTACCGATAACGGTGCAGCAGCCAGAGACGGTCGCATTCAG GTCAACGATCAGATAATTGAGGTGGACGGCAAGAGTCTCGTGGGCGTTACACAGGCATATGCAGCATCAGTTCTGCGTAATACTTCCGGTCTAGTCAAATTCCAAATCGGACGCGAGCGCGATCCTGAAAACTCTGAGGTAGCCCAGCTCATACGACTGAGTTTGCAGGCTGATCGCGAAAAAGAGGAGCGCTTGAAGCG ttATTTCAGTCAACAAGAGGAGTACCTGCGCCGCACTCTCGACTATTCCGAGGACTCCACTCAGCCGGTTTCGGCCAACTCGAGTGTCTGCGAGGGACCCTCGAGTCCCGTCCAAGTGGAACATCCGATGGAGGTGGAGGCTACCCACTCGCAGGAGGTAGAGTCGCTCAAGCGGCTTCTACAGGAG CACAAAGCG CTGGTCAAGCTCGAGACGACGGGAAATGAGAACGAACTGCTGAGCGAGCGACTGCGGCAAAGCGAGCGGGAGCTGGGCAACATCCGGAAGGAGGCGGCCAATCTGCAGAACATGCTCCAGCAGTCGCAGGGTCAGTACATGGCGCTGGACAAGAAGTACAATAAGGCCAAGCGGCTGGTCAGGGAGTACCAGCAGCGGGAGCTGGACATGTGCCATCGCGAGGAGTTCTACCAGCAGCTGCTCCAGGAGAAGGACACCGAGTACAATGCGCTGGTGAAGAAGCTGAAGGATCGTGTGATTAATCTGGAGCACGAGCTGCAGGAGACGCAGCGCAAGGCCGGTTTCCCAGTGGGCCTGCCCTACGATAGTGCCACTCTGAAGCTGACGCCCCAGATGATGCGTAAGACTCCGCCAAAGCCCCTCTTCCACAAGCTCGAGACGGAGCTGTCGGATACGGAAATATCCGATCTCTCACCCGACGGCGATGGCGTTAAGACAGCCACTGTGGAGCGCAAGGTTCCGGTCAAGGACGAACTGGATGCGGCAGTGCCGCAGCACGAGCTGCTGGATAACTCGGTTAACAAGACCAAAATCGATCTGG CCTCCCGTGGTGGTTTAGCCAACCGCCAGTTGCCCTCAGCAAATGGAAACAGTAGCACATCGAATGGAGCCGCTGTCGATCTTGGCCAGCTTTCGAATGGGAATCTGCTCAAGCGCAGCCGGAGCAACAGTCGCAGCTCGGACTGCACGCTGGATGACacggatgaggaggaggagcgaGAGGGATCGGCATTGAACCTGGCAGGGGCTCCTGTCGCCCATGAAACCATCAGCCTCTCCAATGGCAACTCGCACCTGCTGGCCAACGTGAATAATCTGCTGCAGCACCATCCGCCAGCAATGGCCACTGTGGTCGCCACTCCCTCGAATGGCCACCTGGGCACCACCACGCCCATTCTGTTGAactccacctcctccgcctcgTCTAGTTCGTCCAACCAGTCGACGGCACGTGAGGCACAGATCAACCAGCTGTATGCCCAGGTGCACAAGGATCCCAGcaagcagcaacatcagcagcaacaacagcagcaggctcAGGCCGTGACCACCAGTATTCCAAGCATTTTCAAGAACGCTTTGGGTTCTCCGGCGGACAACGGGCTCAACGACTTTCATCGCGGCAGCATGACCACCTTTGGAACGGGTCCAGCCACCAGCAGCAATCGTGATCTCAACAGCTCGTACGACTCCATCCTGGGCTCCAACGATAAGCTAGCGGATAACGATCCTGCAGAGAGTTGGATGTATCCCAGCAGGAGACGAGTGGCACCAAATGGCAGCAAAGTCCCACTACCAGGATCCAGTTTTACTGATCAACTCAACCAGGCGCTGTCCGATCGAGAGAG GCGACTCGGCGATGGATCCTCGCGACATTCCAGCGACGATTACACGGAGATTAACAAGAGCCAGAGCGCCGCGGCCATCAACTGCAAGACGCTGATCAACGAGATCCGCCAGGCGGTGAACGAAGCACAGCCCAAAG TTAAACAAGTCGTTCCACAATCACTCTCCCCGCCCGGCACAGTGCcctggcagcagcagcaccaccagcaaaTCCAGCAGCAGCCGTCCGCCCACACCACCGGTCCTCCGTCGCCCACCAGCATGTCCTCGGGCTGCTCCTCGCCCGGATACTCCCCCAGCCGGACCCTGGACCTGTCCGGTTCCAGCTCTAGTTTCTCCGATCGCAAGGCGATGGCAGCTGGGTACACCTACAAGGGTGGCCCCGTTCACGAATGGACCAAGGATCAG GTGGGACACTGGCTGATGGGCATCGAGCTGGAGCGTTACATCCCCGTCTTCAAGGAGAACAACGTGGAGGGCGGAGCTCTTCTTACCCTAGACTCAAAGGACTTCAAAACCTTGGGTGTCTGTGGCGACGACAAGCATCGGCTGAAGAAGCGTCTTAAGGACCTGAAGGCCAACATCGAGAAGGAGCGCAAGGACATGGAGAGGGAGCGAAGGGAGCGCGAGAAGGCCATACGCAAGGCCGAGAAGAAGGCGGCCAAAAAGAAGTAG